The segment ACATGCATTTAGGTGGATCTAAAAATTTACAGGAGCCAAGATCCTTGGCATTTCCTTTTTCAGGAGGTACCCAAGTTTTTATTGGACCTGTCCATTTATCCATTCCTTTCTTTGTTATTTCAGATCCACAATTTGCTTTGTTTATCGCTATTTGTTTTAAGCGTGCAATAGCTGCCAATGCTTCAGGACTCAGTCCGCAATTATCTCCAGCCCAACCTCTACAAGAAGGAAGAGATCTAGGATTTGGATTGTCAGATGGGATTGCTTCTTTAAACACTTTTACTGAGCCAATTTCATTATCTTCATAAATTTGGAATCCCATTTGATATAAAAGGTCTTTATCCCTTTCATTAAGAGGCTTGATAGACAGTGCGCTGCATTTTGATTTCTCTGGATTAACGGAATATCCAAGTGTTTTCAATTTTTCTTTGCTTAGATTTTCAGGTGCTTTTTTATTGAATTCTTTTATATCAGTTGAAATCCTATATTGTCCAAGGCAATCAGCGGCATAAGAATTCATTAAAGCCTTAGCCTCTTCTATCCGAGAAAGCTTTATTGTGTTAAGAACATTTGGTATTGCAAAGCTGCCTAGAATACTAATTACACCCATTACTACTGCAACTTCAACTATGGTGAATCCTTCGGGCTCTGAAGCACGTATATCAAATAATGATTTTAATTTCTTCTTCATAAGAACCTTCAACATTAAATATGCTTGAAGAAGAGACATATATATATGTTCCTTTTATACACCTAGCAACAACTCATGAAAAAGTCAAGAGTTTTAACTTGTCAATGAGAACCAAGTTCTAAAAGGTAAAATTATTGCTTTTGTATCTATTTAAATAAGGTTGTTATTTAAATATGCTTAATATGAAAGTTGATAATTTTTACCTTTTAAGGTTAAAACAACAACTTGATTTTTAACATCAATTTCTTTCACCTTAACTCCCATAGGTAATAACTTAGTTGTTTGACCACCAATTTCACCTTGCTTTATTTGACCACTCATTGTTTTATATTTTATAAGAGCATATTTAACTTTATCTGTATATATTATTCCTTTTAACTTTAGACTATTGGAAAGTATATTGCTAGATGAGTCCGAATAAGCAGAGAATGGGTCTGTTTTCCCAAAATTGGTGTCTGACTTTAATTTCTTGGCTGATTTTAATGGAATAAAACTGGTATCTATTTCTCTGGAGGGTTTTGTATCATTAATAGTTTGGATGGTTTTCTTATTAGCTGCTATAAGGGATTCAAGGCTTTTGGTATTGTCAAGAGTATTGTCTGTATTGTTTTTTACACAGCTAATTAGTAGTACTGGGGAGATAAATAACAATAAAAATTTAACCATAGTTTTTAATTGTAGAGTTCTCATTCAGTTTTATAGGATTAATTAAAAAGAAAAAAGGCATCTAGAATAACTAGACGCCTTTTTGAAAATGAAATAGGAATAAACTTAATTATTTCCAAGTCTTAGAAGAAGTACAGCCTGGTGCTTCCTTTTCACACCATTTGTATATCTCTCCTGTAGCCTTTTTCATGGAAATTACGAAATCTGCATCTGTTGTACTAGCAGCATCAGCCTGACCCTTGGCTGCAAAACATGTATCAGCAGAGGACCAACCATTTCCCTTAGCACCACTGACATCAGCTGCTACTGTCGCAATAATTTTGTAGCCAGAATAACTACCATTCGCAGATTGAGCATCTGACAGCGTTGTTGTGTCCATACTCGCTTCCCTCACAACACACTCTTTTAATGTATTTACGAGACCATTTTTTATAGCTGATGCTCTTGCATTGGCTTGAACTCCAACAAAAGCTGGAATGGCAACTGCTGATAGAATTGCTAACACAGCAATTACAACAACTAGCTCAACAAGTGAAAAGCCTTTTTGTGATGACTTTTCGCTTAGGATTTTTTGAACTCGTGGGCTTGTTAGATATGCTTGAATGAGATTCACTTTTTTACGAGAGAAATTAAACATACTAATAATATGATTGATTAGAAAAGGTATGTCAAGAAACTTCAGTGGATACAACTTATGACAGTGATTTTTGTTGCTTCTTTTTTAATAGGACTATGCTTTGGCAGCTTTATTAATGTCCTGATTTGGCGACTACCTCGGGGTGAATCGCCAATATTACCTCGAAGTTATTGCCCCAGATGTAGATCTAGGCTTTTCTGGTTTGAGAATATTCCTATTGTAAGTTGGTTGATGCAAAAAGGTAGGTGTAATTCTTGCAATGGAGTAATTAGTCCTAGATACCCTATTGTTGAATTATTCACAGCACTATTATTTGTAATTTGTAATTTTAGTTATTTATATACTGAAGATATAAGATTAAACTTCTTTGTTTTGGTATCAGGTTGGATATTAGTATGTATTTTATTGTCGCTTACATTTATTGATATTACTCATTTAATACTTCCGCAGAGTTTAATAAGTCTTGGATATATGTTTGGAACTATTTATTTATTAGTTAGTTTAATTTACTTTAACTTTAATCTTTCTTATCTTTTTGATCATTTCTTAGCAGCATTCTTTTCTTATATAATATTTGAGTTTATTCGATTAGTAGGAAGACAAATTTATTCTAAGGAAGTTTTAGGCCAAGGTGATTCGAAACTGATTTCTATGCTTGGTTTATGGCTTGGAATTAAGTGCACTTATATAGCAATAGTATTGACTTTTATAATCTCTGCTACTTATGCAATCATAGGCCTAACTTTAAAAAAGATAGAGATAGGCAAACCATATGCCCTTGGTCCCTTTATAGCCTTCTCTGGATTCTTTGTGTGGATAGTTGGTTCTGAATTCTATTTTGCTAATTTCTTATAGGGTTTTCAAGTAAGCAAACATTGCAACCAATATAAGTACAAGATCATGTATCTAGGAATTAATAGCTTAATCCTGTTGGAATCAATTAATAAAAAAGCTCCCACAAAGTGGGAGCTTTAAATGTGAGGGGTTTTTATTGGCGAGAAAAGTGCTTCTTAGAACTTGAAGAAAGTTTCTACAGCAACACCAATTTCGTCATCAGCGTTAGCTACTTCGTTTGTGAAGAGGCCAGGCTGTATGGCGATACCATCAGCAATTTCCCAGTTGTAATAAACTTCGTATTTTGCTAGCTGGTTTGTCTCGTCGTCTACGCTTTGGTAGGCAGCACTAAGTGTGCCTGGACCGAATCCAGCATAATCAACTGCAATTGTCCAAGCTTCTTCATCAGCTGTACCTTCATTGTCTTTGGTGTCAAAACCAAAGCTGAATGTTGGGTAGTTGCCTTCTGGTGACCAATAAACACCATAACCCCATGAGTCATAGTCTGCATCGGAACCATTCTTGTCTCCTTCAGAGACAAGCAAACCACCACCCCAGGTGTCTCCGTCATAACCAAGTGAAGCTGTGATTACATCATCACCTTCTCTTGTACCAATACCATTATCAGCGTCGGAAGAGTCAGCACCTACGAAAGATAGAGATGCATTCCAGTCGTTAGCAAAATAATATGTAGCACCGACACCAGCTCCAGTTTCTGTACCACCTGTTGAATAAGGTTGGTTAGAAATGTAGAAAGCGTCTGAGTAAGTTGACAGTGTTGCTGAGATAACACCGTCTTGCTTCATTACAGGTCCAGCAGTAACTGTGAAGTCACCAACAGGGAATGTATATGAAAGCTCGTCAATGGTAAGAGCTTGGTTAGTTGTGCTCTCTGCACTATCTAAAGAAGCAAGAGGTTCAGTTCCTGAGTTACCAGCGATGATTCTTGCGTCTAGTGAATCCTTACCTGTATAACTTGTAGTTAAGTTAAGACCGTAAGCATAAACAGAGTGAAGCTTTTCACCTGCAGTAGATCCGTCAACAGCACCTAATGAGAAGACTGCGTCACCGGACATCAATGTGGTCGAAGAGAATTGACCAGCATTGTATTCGTTAAGTTTGTACTCAAGACCGTCTACACGTCCTTTAAGAATGGCCATTTCTGAACCAAACTCATTGGTAAGACGTGAAGCTTCAGAAGTTAAACCATGTCCGCTAGCCATTAGGCCACCATCAAGACATGCATTAACTAATGCAGCAGCCTCAAAACGAGTAAGAGCTTGACCAGACTTAAGGCTCTGGCTGTAAGCATTATCTACACAACCATAGCTTTCACTAAGGTTCTGAAGAGCTGTATAAGCCCAATCTCCTGGTACAACATCAGAGAATTGAGCTGTGGTTTCAACAAGCTGTTCTTCGGGGTTGGCGTAATTTGCAACATCATTGATGTTTACTTCAACTGCGTTAGCAGCCAAAGGTGCCACAAGACCCAAAGCAGCAGGAGCCACCAGCAATTGCTGGAATAGCTTCATTTGGATTCCTCACACTAAGGACACCCAATTATAGATATAAAAAAAAAGAAATCTGCTTTTGAGTATGCAGTTGCTGTAACGTCTACTGCATAAGTATGTGATAAATATTACAATTATCAATTTGTAGAGGGTAGATTGAATCTTGAATACCCAGCCTGAAGGAACATGCTTGGAAGTTGAGAATATATAA is part of the Prochlorococcus marinus str. MIT 0919 genome and harbors:
- a CDS encoding type IV pilin protein produces the protein MSLLQAYLMLKVLMKKKLKSLFDIRASEPEGFTIVEVAVVMGVISILGSFAIPNVLNTIKLSRIEEAKALMNSYAADCLGQYRISTDIKEFNKKAPENLSKEKLKTLGYSVNPEKSKCSALSIKPLNERDKDLLYQMGFQIYEDNEIGSVKVFKEAIPSDNPNPRSLPSCRGWAGDNCGLSPEALAAIARLKQIAINKANCGSEITKKGMDKWTGPIKTWVPPEKGNAKDLGSCKFLDPPKCMFEGNEYRNCEEVEAARKRKYGALCEEWQRSKVVNKAYITSNANGETKSPECAGQLFWFHTGQQFDTKEDFEEKKESVKKTQCDIDKSNKKNTQFTGIYKIQPADGIKEPCGTTYHFCKGEALTSVEYQSSSCNKSSGGGGGGGDGDNDQKEDDRGNVCPNKSYRDNQGIKCCPGRINRNCIKSRSYRSRTNMCKCWY
- a CDS encoding iron uptake porin — translated: MKLFQQLLVAPAALGLVAPLAANAVEVNINDVANYANPEEQLVETTAQFSDVVPGDWAYTALQNLSESYGCVDNAYSQSLKSGQALTRFEAAALVNACLDGGLMASGHGLTSEASRLTNEFGSEMAILKGRVDGLEYKLNEYNAGQFSSTTLMSGDAVFSLGAVDGSTAGEKLHSVYAYGLNLTTSYTGKDSLDARIIAGNSGTEPLASLDSAESTTNQALTIDELSYTFPVGDFTVTAGPVMKQDGVISATLSTYSDAFYISNQPYSTGGTETGAGVGATYYFANDWNASLSFVGADSSDADNGIGTREGDDVITASLGYDGDTWGGGLLVSEGDKNGSDADYDSWGYGVYWSPEGNYPTFSFGFDTKDNEGTADEEAWTIAVDYAGFGPGTLSAAYQSVDDETNQLAKYEVYYNWEIADGIAIQPGLFTNEVANADDEIGVAVETFFKF
- a CDS encoding type IV pilin protein; translation: MNLIQAYLTSPRVQKILSEKSSQKGFSLVELVVVIAVLAILSAVAIPAFVGVQANARASAIKNGLVNTLKECVVREASMDTTTLSDAQSANGSYSGYKIIATVAADVSGAKGNGWSSADTCFAAKGQADAASTTDADFVISMKKATGEIYKWCEKEAPGCTSSKTWK
- a CDS encoding prepilin peptidase — translated: MTVIFVASFLIGLCFGSFINVLIWRLPRGESPILPRSYCPRCRSRLFWFENIPIVSWLMQKGRCNSCNGVISPRYPIVELFTALLFVICNFSYLYTEDIRLNFFVLVSGWILVCILLSLTFIDITHLILPQSLISLGYMFGTIYLLVSLIYFNFNLSYLFDHFLAAFFSYIIFEFIRLVGRQIYSKEVLGQGDSKLISMLGLWLGIKCTYIAIVLTFIISATYAIIGLTLKKIEIGKPYALGPFIAFSGFFVWIVGSEFYFANFL